The Cutaneotrichosporon cavernicola HIS019 DNA, chromosome: 5 DNA segment CCCGCGGGTACTCGACGCGTGTTGGAAACCTGGCGCTGAAGCGCAGCGGTGTCGGCCGATTGCTGTCGGCTTGGAACTGGCGGAACCATGCGACCAGCAGGACTGGAGAGGTAAGCGCCGTCGTAGGCGTCCCAGTTATCGCAGTCTGGCTTGTCCACGTGTCCAGACTTGCCGTGGCCTTGTTGTAACCTCTTGCGTTCCTCCCGGGCGCGGCCCTtctcgcgcagctcctgTTCGATACAGGCTTCCGCTTCCCTCTCGGTCATCACCACCTGATTGCGGTTCGTCGCAGCCTGTTGCTTCCGTTCTCGCTGTTCTGCCAGGCGGGCGTATGCCAACGCCTGCGCGTCGGGCGGAAGAGCATTGAACAGCTGGCGAATGttgtcatcctcctcgccgagcgagTGCATCTGCGACCCCCACGAATGCTTGGTGTTCGCGTATGTGTGGTCGGGCCAGCGTCCGGCGTTGCGATCGCTGTCGACTGGACCGAGGACAGAAGATGTCATGATGGCATGCTTCTCGTCCCGGTACCCCACACCTGGGACGACAGACGAATTGTCTGGCAGCAACCCGCTCTCAGGACGGGAGTCCTGttgggggagaggaggccTCAAGTGGGAGGACAAGTGACGCTCCGATGGAACCTGGTCGGACGAGTACTGCGGGACTCGTGTGACCTCTGCTGGGCTGTCGCGCACCGACTTTGTCGGAATGTGGCGGACCGGCTCATCTGATGTCGATTGGTGATCCTTCTCTGTTCGGTCCCTTGCATCGTCTCCCTGCTCGTCCCTGTCGGACTTTGGCACACTGGTGGGGTGCACTTGCATCCTTGTATGGGCAGGGGTGGCAACGCTGACGGGGACTACGCCGGCGGTGGCATACATGGCGGTGAACGACCTTCCGAACGCTTTGCCAAAAGCCTTGCCGGTTTTTTTCGAGTTGAAGGGCATGTCGtcgggtggtggtggagggttgaggagggcaCCAGGAACTTTCAAAGCGGAGCGGGTCGATACAGTTGCAGTCTTTCTGGGTTGAGGGGCGATGGCCAGCAGAGCGCCTGGAATCTTgtacgccgagcgcgccgagatTGCAGGTGCAAACGTCAAGGAGCTGTTGCTTCGCGCGCGCGGGGGGTTCACAGTCTTGGCGCTAACGGTGCTCCCACTACTTATACTCGCAGGCCGGGTGGGCGGTAACACCAAGAGATTATCCCAGAAGGGAAACCCGGCCGCTTCGAGGCGGCGTGTGACAGCCGGCGAAGGGTGGGGTAAGGGAACATTGCTTGGAGGAAACTGGAGCTCAAGGCGAGCCAGGTAGAAGATGTCGTGATACCCCGCATTGCCATACTTTCTGGGTCAGTTTCGGCGTACTCTCCGCATCTGCTTTGGGTCATTCGAGCCCCAAAGAATCAATAGGGTTGGCAGACCAACGACATGGACAAGATCACGCCAGGTTTAGGGCAGGCTTTGCGCGCCCAACGTGGTGCTCATTTGACACTGCGTCGTCTTCCCTGTGCCGGATGGAATGCAAAAAGGTCATCCGAAAGACCGATGTCGCGTTATGATGAGACTAACCACCGTAAGGGTGCCGTGCACGTTTGGGTCATTGTAGAACGTGACCGAGGACCcggacgatgaggatgaaCGCAAGAACGCTCAAACTCAGTCCAGCCTCGTTGTTACCTGGGTTTTGAACCCTAAGAGTCCCTTGTATGGGCTTGGGTTTCCAGGACAGATGACGAGGCAAGCAGGGAATGAATGACATGCCTTCAAACTCACCTTGCGCTCGAGAACTTCTAACTGGTGTTAACGCAACTAATCGGGGTTGGAGGCTCACTTTGCCACCGGGTTGTCCAACGGCATTCGATTTCGACTTGCGCATCTTGGCCAGCGCGTACGTTTTGACCGCGACTAAGGCAGCTTGGACGGATGAAGGATCTAGCAGATCAGTGCGGTCGAGTTCCTACGTATGAGCCTGGAACTGGGAGTCTAGCACCCGTAGTACGCTCACCACACCAATCTGTCGTTAGCAGGAACAGATGGGGTGAGGCTGGTAGGCGATGGGCGCTGACCTCGTGCGCCGTTTCGCCCTTGAAAGTCTCCATTGTGCAGCTGGCGCGCTACGGTTGGTGATCACGCTGCAGCTGGCGCGCTGCGGGGTTGATAAAAGCTGTTGCAGTGAGCtggagatgaagagatggaggaaggACTGGAAATACACAGCCGTGTCATATCTATGTACGCAGGATCGTTGTCTGCGTCGCCTGTGAGGTTGCGTGGATCCTTGGAAAGCTGATGCACTCGGGGCGATCTTGGtctcacctcgccctccttgttCCCTGTCGGCTGTAGGCCTGTAGGCTTCATGCTGTGTACGGGTTCTTACGGCCGTTTGATTGCTAGAATCTCATAACAAAGTCATAAACGTGCGTTAGTTGGGCGGCTATCTCACGTCTAGCATTCCACACCATACTCCCATCTTTGACCCAAATAATAGAGAATAGATCAAAGCCTACCCGTCACCTACCAGTCACCTGCCATTCTCAGGCAACAGGTATCGATTTGGTACACTCATGCATCCTTTGGGAGACTTCTGAAtccttctcttctcttACGCTACTATGCTGCTTGGCTATTCACTTCACTTCTGATCGTTCCAGTCCGACGCAACCGCTCAAGAAGTGCGGGGCTTGATGTCGGGCGAGGCTCCTGCACGGCGAAGACGCAGCTCGCCGTCAACGGCAACTAAGGAGGTGTTAGTAGGGGTTGCAAGGTTATAATGGCGCAGTGGGAGAAATTCGCTTCAGTCATGGCCTCAGGGTGGACAAGGTTCTGTGGACTGCGACTGCGCGCGTTCGCTACTCACAGTGACGGCCAATAGCTAAGCAGGTCAGCATCATTCATACACCTGACAAGATACGCACCGAGAACACCACCGACGAGACCCGCGCTGACAATGAAGCCAAGGGGGTAGAGCTCGACTGGGATGTCTGTTTGTGTAAGCACAATCCTCGTGCTGTGGTTGGCTGGAGCCATGGCCCCGCAGATTGGGGCATCACCAACGACCAAAGCCGGCGGCTCTGCAATGGTTGGGGGTTCATTACGCACCCTTCATGCCAAAGCGGTAGATCTGCCGTTAGCGTAGAGTACTTGTACGCGTCGTGGAGTGGATGACGTTGCACATCTCTTTGCAATGTCCAGTGGCAACTCACAAGCTTCGACTTGCCGTTACGGTGCTCGATCGAGGTCCAGCGGCGGCCAGCAACGGTCGAGTTGTTGAGCATAGGGGTGCGCGAGGCAGTGGCGAGGGTACGTGCTGAGCGGGCAAACATGGTTGATGAGTTATGTGTTGGGTGGTTGTGAGAAGCGTCGATCGCTGTTATATACAAAGGGGTGGGAGAGTCTCCAGAGGAGAGTGGTGGTTCTGGAGAGCCAGGGCTTGAATGGCTACAATGGCTACAATGGCTACAATGGCTAGCCCTCTCACTACCAGCGTAGCAAGATTGCGTGGTTAGAGTGGCATGTGACATAGCTCAcatgacctcgaccgccgtcatcgtcatccCTCCCAGCCACAGTGGCACCCACCATTCTCCCACGATCCAGACCCCGGGCTCTTGCTCTTACTACGCGACACGCGATGCGCCTCGAGTTGACCCTGGCACAGTCGCGCAAGCTTCAAAGCCCACTTTGGTACTTGTGGCGCCATCATGCTCCATGGTTGCTCCTAACTCAACCGCATTGTGACGCAAGGTATGGAGCACAGCAGGCACGTCCCGGGCATCGGCCAACTGCTCCGTCGCTACCTTCCGAATCGCGATCTAatcttgtcctcggcccTCGACGTCAGTATGAGTCTGGCCAGGGTGGTCCACCAACAAGtgaacgcgtcgtcgcgtcgtcACGGGCTCTTTATTAGAGCTACGTCGCTCACGTCTCCCGTGACGGAGGGTCGCGCAATCCAACTGAGTGGGTGGGGATCACTCATCACTGAGGATGCCAGTCGTTGTGGAGGTGTCCGCCATCCAATAACAAGATGTGTGTTCTGCTCGGGCAGCTACAACATCAGAATCTTGCCCAGTCCAGCAAATAAGATAATCAGAGctcccaccccacccacaGTGACTGTGATGCCCAGCAGTTGCGACTTGATAAACCCACAGCGTCTCAAACTCGACATTTGTGTCTTGCAAGTGCTCCATCATCGAGCGCCTGCAGAACACCTCTGCAGTAACTGAGCGACAGTCCGCTCCGAGTATGGGCCTTTGCCGAGGCCAGTGCGTCAGAGTTGGGTATTCGACTATTCGGAGGCGTAAGATGCTCTTACACGCGTAAGATGCTCTTACATGCTCCAGATGATGTTTGGATCATGCGAGGGCTCACCCGCAAACTGCCCCGCACCAGCCCGGTCAACCCCGGGGTACCGCGGGTTACCGCCTTCAGCCGGCGGCACATTAGTGTAGCCCACCTGGAAATGAGCCGTTCCGGACCGGCAATCGGTCCTGGCCGTCCTGGCCGCCGGCTACTATGTCTCGTCTGGCCATTGATAATACACTTGATACACACCACACGTCCCATCCATCTCTCATCACAATGACTTCAAACGCTTGCGAGGGGTGTACCTGTGGCCGTGCTGACGCGgcgttcgaggacgaggtcgacgtcgaccgcgacccGCGCTCATTCACCGTCCCCGCAGAGGGCATCTACTCGCCCGACACGCATACCGAGACTGTGGCCATCGACAATGCCGTCCCTCTGCGCTCCAAGAAATGGTtccacgacgacgacgatccTGGTGAGTTTTTATTCTAACATCACTAACCAAAGGCATGACCTCCATCTATCTGGAGCGGTACATGAACTGGGGCATGacccttgacgagctgcgtAATGAGAAACGCCCCGTTATTGGGATTGCGCAAACAGGGTCAGACTTGTCGCCATGTAATCGGCATCATGTCGAGTTGGCCAAACGCGTGCGGGACGGTATCATTGCTGCGGGGGGTACGCCGCTCGAGTTTCCGTGCCATCCTATCCAGGAGACGGGGAAGCGTCCCACAGCATCGCTCGACCGAAACCTCTCATACCTCGCTCTTGTCGAGGTCCTTTTCGGGTATCCTCTCGACGgtgtcgtcctcctcaccggATGTGATAAGACGTAAGTGAATAAAAAGACTATCTGACGCAAGCACGCCGGCGATGCTCATGGCGGCTGCGACGATGAACATTCCCGCCCTGTGTTTGAATGTCGGGCCCATGTTGAATGGGTATAGTAATGATGGGAAACGCCTAATGGGGTCTGGCTCGGTGGCGTGGGACTCGCGAGCTGCTTTTGTGACGGGTAAAATCAACGCTAAGCAGTTCGTGCATAACATGGCCGTGTCGGCGCCCAGTGTTGGACACTGTAATACCATGGGCACGGCATCGACCATGAACGCCCTagccgaggcgctgggcATGGCGCTTCCCGGCTCGGCTGCGATTCCAGCGGCGTACCGCGAACGCGGAGCGTGCGCGTACCAGACCGGTCGGCGGATTGTCGACATGGTCCGCTCCGACCTCAAGCCGTCGGATATCCTAACCAAGGATGCGTTTGAGAATGCCATCGCCCTCAACACTGCCATTGGTGGATCGACAAATGctcccatccacctcggcgccatTGCCAAACATattggcgtcgagctcactACAGCCGATTGGGAACGCGTCGGGTACGCGTTACCCGTCATTGTCAATGTCAAGCCGGCCGGCCAATTCTTGTGCGAGGAGTATTTCCGCGCTGGCGGCCTTCCGTCCGTCGTCGCAGAGCTTATGGCACACGACAAACTTCCCCATCCCTCAGCACTTACGTGTACGGGTCGTTCTATTGGGGAGAACTGTAAGGGCGAGATGTCATTTGACCGCCGCGTGATTATGCCATTTGAGAAACCACTCAAACAAACGGGTGGAttcctcaacctccacgGCAACTTGTTCGACAGTGCGATCATGAAGACGAGTGTGATCAGCGACAAGTTCCGGCAACAATGGCTGGAAAACCCCGACGATCCCATGGCTTTCCAAGGGCCAGTGGCGGTCTTTGATGGACCGGAAGACTACCACGCACGGATTGACAAGAACCCCAATATCACCAAAAGCACAATCCTTATCATGCGCGGCACGGGCCCCAATGGATATCCTGGCGCCGCAGAGGTCGTCAATATGCTTCCGCCGGCTGAACTCATCAAGCAGGGCCTCGAATTGCCATGTATTGGCGACGGACGACAGAGCGGAACATGTGGCACACCCGCCATCCTCAACGCGTCGCCGGAAGCGGCGACAGGCGGCATGCTGGGATACCTCAAGGACGGAGATATTGtgcgcgtcgacctcaacaAGCGCACTGCCAACGTCATGCTTGAACCAgaggagatcgaggctcgcaagaaggagatggGGTCGTACAAGGACACCAAGATGCCCAAGTCCCAGACACCATGGCAGGAACTGTTCCGCGAgaacgtcggcgagctgtCCGAAGGAATGGTCCTAAACAAGGCCGTCAAGTACCAGCGCCTTGCCCAGACCCAGTCTATTCCTCGCCAGAACCACTAGTATCTGTATGCACGGGCTGGAGTGGGTTCGAGTCGGTTCGAGTCGGTTCGAGTCGGTCGAGTCAACGCGGCCCATGTCAATGTAATTGCATGACTTGGCAGTACTAATACAACGAGCTGCCCCTCTAACGGCAACAGGATGGATATGCAAGAAAAGTCTACTTGTCGTTCACTGTTGGGAACTTTGTGTGCTGGAGCAGCCACGTCGAGTGGATGGCGTAGAACCACGGTCCGCGGTTCTCGAGGTTATCCTGCATCTGCCCTTCTCTGGGATACAGGAAGGCATCGC contains these protein-coding regions:
- a CDS encoding uncharacterized protein (Dehydratase family) — protein: MTSNACEGCTCGRADAAFEDEVDVDRDPRSFTVPAEGIYSPDTHTETVAIDNAVPLRSKKWFHDDDDPGMTSIYLERYMNWGMTLDELRNEKRPVIGIAQTGSDLSPCNRHHVELAKRVRDGIIAAGGTPLEFPCHPIQETGKRPTASLDRNLSYLALVEVLFGYPLDGVVLLTGCDKTTPAMLMAAATMNIPALCLNVGPMLNGYSNDGKRLMGSGSVAWDSRAAFVTGKINAKQFVHNMAVSAPSVGHCNTMGTASTMNALAEALGMALPGSAAIPAAYRERGACAYQTGRRIVDMVRSDLKPSDILTKDAFENAIALNTAIGGSTNAPIHLGAIAKHIGVELTTADWERVGYALPVIVNVKPAGQFLCEEYFRAGGLPSVVAELMAHDKLPHPSALTCTGRSIGENCKGEMSFDRRVIMPFEKPLKQTGGFLNLHGNLFDSAIMKTSVISDKFRQQWLENPDDPMAFQGPVAVFDGPEDYHARIDKNPNITKSTILIMRGTGPNGYPGAAEVVNMLPPAELIKQGLELPCIGDGRQSGTCGTPAILNASPEAATGGMLGYLKDGDIVRVDLNKRTANVMLEPEEIEARKKEMGSYKDTKMPKSQTPWQELFRENVGELSEGMVLNKAVKYQRLAQTQSIPRQNH